GCCGCGCCAGCACGATGCGGTGCCCCTCGCGCGAGTCGACCTCCACCGGGATCCCGTAGATGCCGGAGAGGACCGACTCGTTCATGATCTCGTCCACCGCGCCGATGCGGAAGGCGCCCTCCACCACCAGCGCGATGCGCTCCACGTAGTTGGCCACCTCGTTGAGCGCGTGGCTCACCATGATCACCGTGATCCCGTCGCGCTCGTGCAGCTCGCGCACCAGCCCCAGGATCTGCGTGGTGGACACCAGGTCCATCCCGTTGGTGGGCTCGTCGAGCACCAGGATGTTGGGCTCGCCCACCAGCGCCCGCGCGATCAGCGTGCGCTGCTTCTGCCCGCCGGAGAGGTCCTTGAGCGGGCGGGCGGCCAGGTCGGCGATCCCCACGTGCTCCAGCGCGCGGAGCGCCCGCTCGCGGTCGGCCGCGCCGGGGCGCCGCCCCAGGCCGATGCGGTCGTAGCGCCCCATCATCACCACGTCCAGCACCCGCAGCGGGAAGTTGTAGTCCACCTGGTCGCGCTGCGGCACGTAGCCGAAGCGCAGGGCCGGCGCGCGGGTGACCGTCCCCCGCAGCGGCGGCAGCGTGCCCAGGATGGCGCGCAGCACGGTGGTCTTCCCCGCCCCGTTGGGCCCCACCAGCCCCAGGAAGTCGCCCTCGGAGATGCGGAAGTCGAGCCCCGAGAGGATCACGCGGCGCCCGTACCCCAGCGTCACGCCGGCGAAGGTGACCAGGTCGCTCATCGGAGTGCTTCGGCCAGCTGCGACACGTCGTACTGCATGAGCTGGATGTAGTCGGTGATACTGCGCACCCCGCCCACCGAGGGCGGCAGCACCAGCACCCGGGCGCCCGTGCGCTGGGCCACGAAGTCGGCCGTGCGGCGGTCGTAGAACGGCTCCATCACGATCACCTTCGCCCCCGTGCGCCGCACCGTGGCGATCACCCCCGCCAGGTGCGAGGGCGAGGGCGGCACCCCCGGCTTGGGCTCCATGAACGCCACGATGTTCATCCCGTTGTACTCGGCGAAGTAGCGCCAACTGGTGTGCCACGCCACCACCGGCTTGCCGCGGATCTGGGCCAGCTGCGGCTGCCAGGCGCGCTCGGCGGCGTTCAGGCGCGCCTCGAACGCCTGCAGGTTGCGGTTGTAGACCGCGGCGCCCTCGCCGTCGAGCTGCACGAACTTGTCGCGGAAGAGCCGGGCGATGCGCCGGCCGTTCTCGGGGTCCAGCCAGTAGTGCGGGTTCCCGGCCGCGTGCACGTCGCCCTGGCTGCGGTCCACGCTGCCGCGGGCGCGGTCCAGCACCGGGATCACCCGCGAGACGTCCACGTAGCCGGTGCCGCCGGGGCGGATCCTGGGGTTGCGCGCGCCGTTGATCAGCAGCGGCATCCACCCCACCTCCAGGTCCAGCCCCACGAAGGCGAACACGTCGGCGTTCCTGAGCTGGAGGATGAAGCTGGGCTTGGCCTCCACGAAGTGCGGGTCCTGGTACCCCTCGCTGATGTGCACCACCTGGCAGCGGGCGCCGCACACCTCCCGGGCCAGGTCCGCCAGGTCCGTGGTGCTGGTCACCACCTTGAGCTGCCGCTGCTGCGCCGCCGCGGGGCCGGCCAGGAGCCCCAGCGCGGCCGCGAGCAGCACGGCGGTCTTCCTCGATGCGTGCATCGGTCCTTCTCCTCGCACGGGTTCCCTCGTTTCCGTCTCTATCGATCGGGCCTCATCGCTTCCGAGGCCTTGAGCGAACTGCGAACTTCAACTGCTGGTTCGGCGTGTCCCTCCGCTGCGCTCCGGGCCGGGCTGCGCGCGCCGTAGGGCACGATACAGCTGTGCCCAACGGCGCCGGGCCCCCGGCGCGCCCACCATCTTCCCGCTCCCCCGGCTTCCGCTCCCGCGCGCCGGTGTCCCGGCCCTCCGGGCGCGCATCCCTCACGCAACTGCAGGGACAGGAAGCGGGCTACGGGGAACAGCCGGCACAACCCCGCACCGGCCCGTAAAGTCCACCCTCTCCCGAAGTTGGGAGAGGGTTGCCGCTCCAAGGCGGCGGGTGAGGGCCCCCGCGGCGGCACCGGAGCCGCTTCCCGCGCGACCCTCTCCCCACGGGCATCCCGCCTCAGAACGGGTGCGGCTTGTGCGGCCCCAGCGCGAACGTCGCCTGCAGGATGATGCGGTTCACCGCGTCGCCGCCGCCGGGCGAGAGGCGCTCGAACGCCGCCACCAGCTTGCTGAACTCGCTGGGGAAGAACTCCAGGTAGCCCGAGCCCGCCGTGAGCGCCTCGCCGTCGGCCTCGGGGTCCTGCACCCAGTCGAAGCGCGCGCCCAGGAAGGTGCGCTGCGAGACCTGGTAGCGCGCGAAGCCGTACGCGCCGGTGAAGTCGCGGCGCGGGCCCAGGAAGTCCACCGTCCCGTCGGGCAGCTCCACCGCCTCGCCCGGGTCGTGGTTGATCTGGTGCATCACCTCGCCCTGCACGATCAGCGAGCGGTAGAGCCCCTGCTGCAGCGGCCGCCAGCGGAAGGTGAAGTCGGCCCCCAGCGTGGTCTGCCGCTGGGCGAAGGCGTTGACCTCGTCCGTCTCCGGCACGTCGACCGGCTGGGCGCGCTTGCCCGTCATGGCGCTGAAGGAGAGCTCCATGTTGCTGGCCTGCGACAGGTCCACGTAGTTGCGCAGCCGCGCCAGGTAGCCCAGCCCGCCCAGCTTCTTGTTCGTCGGCTCCGCCGTCGCCAGCCCCTCCACCGGCTCGCCCAGCCGGTCCACCGCGTTCACCAGCAGCTCCTGGTAGAAGCCGAAGGGCGCGAAGACGCGGCTGGCCCACACGCCGGTGCCCTTGAGCCCCTCCTCGCCCAGGAAGCGCTGGATCACCCACGGGTACTCGACCGTGTGCAGGTCGTGCCGGTGCGTGGTGTTCTGCTTCCCGAACGGCATCAGGAAGCGCCCCAGCCGCGCCTCCAGCCCCCAGGGGAGGCTGGTGGCGGTGAGGTACGCCTGCTCGACGGCCACGCCCTCCGCGTCGGAGAAGCCCAGGAACACGTCGCCGCGGAAGTACGGGTCCACCGCGGCCTGGAACGCCACCTCGATCTCGCGGACGGCGAAGCGGTCGCCGGTCTCCTGCGTGCTCCCCTCGGGCGAGAGGTCGGCCGCCAGGTCGCCCACCACGCTGATGTCCGGCAGCAGCCGGGCGGCGGGCCCGCCGCCCACCACGGCGCCGGGGATGGTGTCGCGCCGCTGCATCCCCTCCAGCTCGCGGACGATGGCCGCCGAGTCGGCGGCGGCC
This genomic window from Longimicrobium sp. contains:
- a CDS encoding metal ABC transporter ATP-binding protein; translated protein: MSDLVTFAGVTLGYGRRVILSGLDFRISEGDFLGLVGPNGAGKTTVLRAILGTLPPLRGTVTRAPALRFGYVPQRDQVDYNFPLRVLDVVMMGRYDRIGLGRRPGAADRERALRALEHVGIADLAARPLKDLSGGQKQRTLIARALVGEPNILVLDEPTNGMDLVSTTQILGLVRELHERDGITVIMVSHALNEVANYVERIALVVEGAFRIGAVDEIMNESVLSGIYGIPVEVDSREGHRIVLARRFRPGEEARRA
- a CDS encoding metal ABC transporter substrate-binding protein, with translation MHASRKTAVLLAAALGLLAGPAAAQQRQLKVVTSTTDLADLAREVCGARCQVVHISEGYQDPHFVEAKPSFILQLRNADVFAFVGLDLEVGWMPLLINGARNPRIRPGGTGYVDVSRVIPVLDRARGSVDRSQGDVHAAGNPHYWLDPENGRRIARLFRDKFVQLDGEGAAVYNRNLQAFEARLNAAERAWQPQLAQIRGKPVVAWHTSWRYFAEYNGMNIVAFMEPKPGVPPSPSHLAGVIATVRRTGAKVIVMEPFYDRRTADFVAQRTGARVLVLPPSVGGVRSITDYIQLMQYDVSQLAEALR